The sequence below is a genomic window from Phoenix dactylifera cultivar Barhee BC4 chromosome 8, palm_55x_up_171113_PBpolish2nd_filt_p, whole genome shotgun sequence.
TTTTAGTCAAATTTAAATGTGAGCTTTAAggtgtttttttcttctaatagtAAGGGAGGGAGAATTACCTAATTTAACTATAATTACTTTGGTCACTGTGAGGACTCATGCGGGCATattttttagtcccacattagtaTGTAGATTTAGGATATCTATATAGGGCCAAGGCACCCAACTAATGTCTTTTGGCTAATCCTTTTAAATAAAGTCCTGGGTTGTTGCGAAAGGTATAATAATGGCACCCGATCTATATCGATATATACTCTATAGCACGCATGGGATCATTTTGGTTGACTCTGAGCTAATCATGGTGTTCatgattatatttatagtacttACGATTGGATTTGAACAAATGTGGACCCTTAAACTGGTAAGGACGTTAAAGCTTAAATAGAGTAtatcaaaacttgtttgagcatgtgtttagtcttatATCGATAATGGATAGATCTTCATACTTATACAAGGCCAAAGagtctaaataatatcttccgattAGCTTTTTGGGTGAAGTATTATATTGTTATAGTCTCGGTACTTGGATGCATCCTAGACTCAACCCAAAATTTTTGGTTGCAAAGTTAAGGAGCATGACCATTAGCATAAGCCTTATCTAGAACATAAGCCTATGGCTTCTTTTCAAAATGCTCGATTAACACTGTGTGATGTTCCTTAGCAATCAAATATAATGTTGCCCCCTCTACAAAAAGAATTAAAGATACGGCAAGAAAGACATCTTATGGGAACAAGGATTGTATGTCTTATTTCAACGAATGAACAACAGACAGGTTGCAAAAAACTATAGGTTAGAACATTATCTACAAGACTGAGTACATGATAATTAACTCTTTATGAATTATATTTTGTAGCTTAATGCACTTGTTTGGAGTGCTTGCTATCTCCAAGTGATGACGATCTCCAATATGTGAAATTCAACTCTTTCTGAAAATTGGAACAAttcctatttaatttttaaaattttggaagGTTTCGGCCTTTCAAATAGATAAAACTATACAGACTATGCCAAAAACACTATTAGACCTTCTTGAGATAGACCGGGTATTATTCGCTTCTTATTAGTCCCAATTAAGGATAGGTCATATAATAAAAATGATTCCTATGAGCATAGTAGTTAAAGATATGATGGCAAATATAATGGCCCAACTGCCACTTAAGCTATTAGGGCTGCCGAACCAACCATCTTTTCAATCAGCCGCTTATGTTTCAATTGGAAATTTGGCTCAAATATGGCTCGTTTAATTGCTAAATAAGACAACCTAGGATTAGATAGACTTGCTTATGCTCAATTAGATTAAACTTGGaatgcaaatatatatatatatatttgatatatatttgatatatattaatatatcatatattatttaattattatttataaataaaattattttatatcataaatTATCATCATAATACACAAAAGAGTATATTTAACTATAGTGCAGAATAGCTCAAGGTATACATGTAAAGGCTTTTCGGGATTTTAGTTTCTCTAGAACTTCTTAGATAGTCAGTTGTTCAAGAGTAGCTCAAGTCCAGCTTAAAATGGCTTAAGTTCAAATACTGAGCTTGCGCTATTCTTGTTATGTTTGAACCTGGCTGGTTTACACCCCCATTTGCCACAACCACCCTAACATCCTTCACATACCAAATGAAAACAGTTTACGTGTGTGAATCATACACCAAAATCAGACCCATATATGGAGCCAGTGCCACTAACTAGGATCATTCAATAAAGGTATAAAGAAAACCATATTGCCTTCTCCCACTTTTGATTTTTCTAAGCCCCAAAAAGTGTTTAAGTCATTGAAAGTCcaaaatttgtattttttttctagCTTATTACTTTCATTTTGGATACATTGTAGTTTGAACCCACTCCCATATACAATTGTTTAGTGCAATCAGAGTTGAATATTTACCTTGTCTTGGAATTAAAAATTGCCCTAGCTTGTCCAACGAATTCCGAGTCTTACAAACAAAAAGCCCGTCAAACAATTACAAAATTATCTGATCTTACCCTTACAAGAATCAAATTAAGACAAAATTACCTCAACGGAACAGAAACCGAGTCATTGATATCAACATTCCATATgccaaaaattatatatatattgttcgaCAACTACCAACTTGGCGAGAATCCAACCCTAGCAAGCAACTAAGCAAGTACAGTCAAATCTGCGGTAGGTGTTTGCTCAAATGTGGCAGGCGATTGTGAAAGTAAAGGAAGTAAACTCTCCTGCTCCCTTACCATGGCCACTAAGAGGTTAGGTGATTATGAATGACGTAGTTGAGCGTACCATCAGCTAGAATTGATTCTTTGCAGATGGTGGGTAGGTGTCCAGGTGATGACCCAAAATTAATTTTAGCACTTTGCCTTGCTCCGTCAAATGAGCAATGCCTTAAAGTCGCTTCTAAGCCGTCTTTACGAGGGTCTATTTTATTGCTTGAAATTAGACTTCTGCCCGAAGTCTTCATattgaatatttttttgtattttcgtGGGGATTTCATATCATATTTTTAGTTGGCCTGAGGTGATTTTTAAGTTCTGCTCTCGTCCTGAAACGAAGTCATCCGAAAAAACACGGCTGGAAGGGCTTTGGCCGTTGACCACTTCAGTAGTTCCGATGAAGGTCTCTTAACGGCGCTCAGGCAAGGCACCGTCGGCTGGCATTGGCCGGACCATATAAACACTctccaattaattttttaagTACAACTATCAATCATCCCTTCGGTCATCACTCAGATTATCAATTTTGCCGAGGTAGCAGCCGGAGATTGTCGTGCTACAAGGGAAGCAGGTGATGAGTTTCTCGGTGCTTTTTCTTCGACTGCCCATGTAAAAAAAGCCGCCAAACGATGAACGTGGTGCTGCTTCTTCAGCCACCCACGGAGCGACGACTGAACATGACTTTTAGCGCGCctgccctttctctctctctctctctgtccctctctttctctgagTGTGATTGCCTCGGTATTTTAGGGAGAAAAAACGAGGGGATTTGATGGGGTTGAGACAGATCGTACAACACAAAAAGGTAAAGCGGAGTGGTCAATGATCCATGAaggtaaaatatatatttagatgGTCCGAGTGCAAGATTTTCACCTTGGCTAAAATCTTGATTTGTTTTAGTATCGAgcatgatataatataaaaatttcaaTCTCATTATGTCGATCATTATGAACAAAcaaaatttgagatatggatcaACATAATATCTTCATATTGactaataaaattattttgactaataaattttgaattaatattttgatataattGATAATCTCATATTTATCATATATTTCAAGATTTTAATTTCTAAGTTCTAAATGTTTGGCTgagattttcaaaatttttggcTCTTTCCAAATTTCTTCATTTACCGTATAAGCCATGAtaatgattcatcttggtctcgTTCACTCAATAAGATAATTTATATCTCTGGACTAAAAACCTTACTTGGTGGAAGTGAGCCTAACTATTACAAGAAGCAACTTGAGAACcatcatataatttttcttctCATGTAACAAATACTAAAAATACTAATAATCACATTAGGTGTCCAAAACCTATCCTTTCTATATATTTTCTCTTCCCTCTATATTGGATCTCCTCTATTAGTTAAGACTCATGCCATCTAATAAACCAACAATGACGGGGTGTTTTTGGATGTAACTGATGGCAAAGGATCAAAATTCATTAGCATTCTCGGGAATAAGAATATACTTGGATAAAGAGGGTTTGATTTTGTCTTAGTCGATGAGTggtcatgcaattctcaactacATCAGCGTATATCCTGCCTAAAACAGTATTATagttcataaaaaaattatagaaagaCGATACCGGAGAAATAAATTGGCTatggtttcttttttttgtgtggtgaAAACGGCattttatatagctctaacttgagtacatccagccatatcaaaagaaagtaaaaagtaCAAGGTAGGAGGAATATCTCCTACAGATGTCTATGTGATCTCCCCGGAGTGCCGGGCAACAAATGAGGCAACCCAGTCTACTGCgctgttcgcctcccgaaaaACATGTAAAGCCTGAAAGTCGCTCAGCTCCTGAGCCAATCTACGGGTATCACGGATAAAAGGATGACCATCACCATATCTGTCCACTCTccgaatccaatcgatcaccacaGAGAAGTCTCCCTCAAGGCATATATGCTCAGTACCAAGTACCCACCTCGCATAGAATATCCCCTTCCAAGCTGCCCGCAGCTTCGCCCCAACTACAGTAAGTCCAGACGTGCGGCAACCACCAGCTGCTATCATCTTACCGAGAtgatctctgatcacaaagccaATTCCTCCGGATACCTCGTCCACTGACATactaccatcgaagttcactttgagatgatTAAGGGATGGAGGTATGTTTCTCGATTGCTGCCTATAATCGAAAAAGCAACGGAGCAGGATCTCGGCCGTCTAATGATAGAATTCAAGTGAAAGTAGCCTGACCAAGAGTGACGAACACGTGCCATCAAGATGTCGCGGGGCCGTGATGGTCTTTCCTCACCCAATGGGTCATGGCATTCGTTGAACGAGAACCATGCATCGCAGTTCTTTGGGCGCAAGCCAGTCGCACACCCGCCCTTTTCGTTCCCACTCCACACGTACCAACAAGAGGAAGCAAAAATCTAAATGCCAAAGGCCCCAACCCACGCCAAAGTCCCCAAACCACAAACATAGCAAACTAACGATCCTCCACTCTTTCTATATATAATACTATATCTCGCTCTCTGCTGTTGATTGGATCatgttgtttatttttttataaaaaaatttacacaaaaaaATTGATctcatttttaaattttagttgatttaaatgctttaaaatattttttctagacACTTTTTTGTAAATGTTACGATCCTTCATAAAAGAATATTGCTTTTCGAAGAGATACGATGTTTCAGTAAAATCATGTATTCCCAGAACCAAGATGTCTCCTCGGTCGTCCGgacaaatttcttaaatacactATGAGTCTAGCACTATGCGATATTCCATTCCCACTTCCTCTGATATCTCTTATGATACTACTATTCTAAAGTATTATTTTTTCAAGTTTCCTCCTTCCTTTTCTAAGCAATTGAAGGAAGTCCTTCGGATCAAGCCTCCAAGGGATCGTGTTTGTTAAAGGGGAATTGGCTTCAGTCGAGTTATTGTACCTTAGAGATGAGATCATTATAAACTTGCGTATAAGAGGCAAATCATGTTTTTAGAATAGTGTATTTCATACATCTTAATCTAGATAAAATTTTTTCAATCTTTTGAATCTATTTTagtagattatttctttataacacttatctaaaataataaaaatagcaGCTAGTAATTTCTAGGCCATATTTCTCCTACACATCTAGCAGcaccccttcttctcctcctaccCACACTCCCCCAGCCACCCAAAAAAACTCTTTTCATGGATCAAGGGAGActatttgatttaatttttttagtaaagattatttaatataatttttcaaGGATCAAAATTGGAAGCATCATCATATGCCGGCTTGAAGGAGCTAGGGATGCTCTTCTAACCAGTCTGGTAGTTGTCAACAAGTATTACAGCCAACAAACCCCATATCCCTTGTACGAATTTTAACTTGacaaataatttaaattaaaaaatatataaaccaACCTTATCTCCTAAATTTTAGATAgtttaaatactttaaaatactTATCTTTTTCTTCATATGCTTTTTTTAGAAGAGCTGTGACTCTTCGAAAAAGAACGTTGGTTCCAGTTTTCGTAGGAATGCGATGATTTCGAAACATCGTATAGCTTAGAAATGTTGCACCGTATCGGCCACCAGATAGAGTCCATAAATAGGCATTGGGTCCAGTGTATTTGATTACTCAATTTGCATTACTACTTCTCAGTTTGGGCTgacctatacaaaattcttatgaACAATCAAAGTACTAATTAAGTGTAAGGCTTTTAAATGGGGCTAACAACATAAAGACCTAATTGATCCGTACTGCAAGAGTGATAAGTAGAAGTATGAGTCAAAGGACCTAGTTCAAAATCTTATCCACTATGGTTTCTTCAGATAAATACTATCAATACAAAGTGATATTAAATTAATATCCTTGATGAAATTTTAATAACCCAAATGTTGCTTGCATGCTAGAAAATTGACAGGTGGGGCACAAAGTAATACTatatgcattttctcattgttcATTGGTAAGGAATTTAGAAAACTTCAGTAGAAACCAAAGTCAACTGAATGATTATATTGCTTCGGAATGAACATAAAACTGAGCTCATTTCACTGACAGATGCTGTCCCAGATGCatttatttgtattttttataGATTTTGAAAGTTTGTCCGGGTCCTCAGAGATTTGGATCCTTTACTGCCTTTTCATTCTAATCCAATCCAATTATTCATATCTATACAGATAAATACCATCAATACAAAATGAGATTAAATTGTCCACGAAACACCTCGCCTATTGTATAATATAAATGGCCcagatatttttctttatatttttttctaaattaatttcttttgtgGAGGATTGTTGGAGTTTTAACTTAGAAAAcagatttaaattttaaaaaataaataaaccaaCATTATCTCCTAAATTTTAGATGgtttaaatactttaaaatacCTATCTTTTTCATAAGACGCTTCATTTTAGAAAAAATGCAACTCTTTGGAAAAAAACGTTAGTTCTAGTTTCCGTAAGGATGCGATATTTCTGAAACGTATTCTGAAAACACCGCATTGTATCGGTTCTATATTACTACTTCTCTACTTTCCAAGACAAAATAGagaattattttctcttttttctttttctcttcttctaaaCTTCTTTCAAATGTTCTTTATCATCAGGCATTTGAAACAGTCGATCGGATCAAGCTTCCTCAGCGATCATGCTCGTTCGAGGAAAATTGAACTGAGTCGTGTAGTTATACCTTAGGAACGAGATCGCCGCAAACCtgtgccaaatttgaaccacaaccgTACGTATAGAGCGAATCATGTTCTTAAAACAGTTTACATCACACGTCTCAATCCAAACAAACTCTTTTCAaccttctaattttattttagtaaataattctattataatattttaataacataaaaatataataattttaggCAAATATTTTCAATATACCAAACCCACACGCTTCATATATAGCGAAGTCCCCATCATCCGACGCACGCATTGCACAAAGAAGGCAAAGGTTGGTGCATAGCACGCGCCATGATTGGGTTAGGTGGGACAGGACGTTTTATAATACCACGTTTTATAAAACGTTTAATAATACCACCCAAAGGGGCTACATATATGGAAGCCAAGAGCATGCCCCTCCACACTCCTCGGCGCTCTATCCTAAACAATTAAACCTTCAGCAACCGCTGCCCGTCTCTCCATCTCCCTTCCACTTAGAATGGCCAGCATCGAGTCCATTCGCAAGGCACAGAGGGCTGACGGCCCGGCCACGATCATGGCCATCGGAACCGCCAACCCTCCTCATGCCGTCGACCAGAGCACCTACGCCGACTTCTACTTCCGAATCACCAACAATGAGCACAAGCACGAGCTCAAAGAGAAGTTCAAGCGCATATGTAAGAGCTTAATTAATTGTTGCATGCCTTGCTTCCTCGTATACTTTTTTGGTATTATACTTAGAAACCACTTTGGCACGTTCGCTCTATCTCATGACACCTAGtgagcatgcatgcatgaatcATGATATGGAGGGAGCCGGAGCCTTCCGATCGTGTTCCCAACTTCCCATCTTTCCTCCAAatataaaaaaacaaagaatatgGAGGGAGCTGTCCGTAACACATATGTATCCAAACACTCTCAGGCATGCAACAATTAGTGGTTGCCATCATCCTACGACATGCCTCGATCGATTCTCCCTCTTAAAGTAACCTATCCTCGATGATGAGAAATTAGCAAAATGATCGTTCAATATTATCATCCAAACTCATGAATGAAAGATACACATGCAAGTCGCTCgtttttttttaaccttgttTTGCTGCGTCACGTTGCAGGTGAGAAATCCATGATCAAGAAGCGGTACATGTAcctcaccgaggatgtcctgaAGCAGAACCCGAACATGTGCGCCTACATGGCGCCCTCTCTGGATGCCCGGCAGGACATCCTGGTGGAGGAGGTGCCGAAGCTGGGGAAGGAAGCAGCCGTCAAGGCCATCAAGGAGTGGGGCCGCCCCAAGTCAAACATCACTCACCTCGTCGTCTGCTCCACCAGCGGCGTCGACATGCCCGGGGCCGACTACCAGCTCATCAGGCTCCTCGGCCTCAACCCGTCCGTCAAGCGAGTCATGCTCTACCACCAGGGCTGCTTCGCCGGCGGGACCGTGCTCCGCATCGCCAAGGACCTCGCCGAGAACAACAAGGGTGCTCGCGTGCTTGTCGTGTGCTCCGAGATCACCGTCGTCACCTTCCGAGGCACCGACGACATCCACTTCGACAACCTCGTGGGCCAGGCCCTCTTCGCCGACGGTGCAGCGGCACTCATCGTCGGAGCGGATCCGATCCAAGGTGTCGAGAGGCCGCTCTTTCGAATGGCTTCGGCGGCTCAGCTGATACTGCCGGACAGCGAGGGGGCCATCGAAGGCCACCTCAGGGAAGTGGGCCTCACCTTCCACCTCCTCAACCAGGTCCCCACCATTATCTCCAAGAACATCGAGAAGAGCCTGGAGGAGGCGTTCGAGCCGCTGGGTATCTCTGACTGGAATTCCTTGTTCTGGATTGCGCACCCTGGTGGCCCGGCCATACTTGATGCCTTCGAGTCCAAACTGAAGCTGAAGCCGGAGAAGCTCCGGGCGACGCGGCACGTGCTTAGCGAGTACGGGAACATGTCCAGCGCTTGCGTGTTCTTCATACTGGACGAGATGAGGAAGCGGTCGGCGAAGGAAGGGAAAGGGACCACTGGAGAGGGGCTCGACTGGGGAGTGCTCTATGGATTCGGACCAGGGCTCACCATGGAGACCGTCGTCCTCCAAAGTGTCGCTATTTAGGGTTTCAGGCTCCACCATGGTTCCATTGCTGCATTTTTTTCTCGTTGCTTCAGTTCAAGTAGTGCTCAACTAAACAATATTTTAAAAGACTATATGTATGATATATGCAATGAATAAATGACTAAATGAAAAGGCTGGTAGAGTGTCATACTCAATCAGTAAGTGTATCTTCCTTCAAGAATACTGAAGTGTTTActcaaagtaaaaaaaaaataaaaggaattaGTTAAGTGGGAGATCTTAATGAAAGATCCTAAGTTAATCACTGCCTCAGCTACGAGCATTTCTCCTCTGTACTGAAATAGTTGCTCTTCCTCTTATAGTCAATTCCTACTTTGGACGCGCGCTTGCGGTCAAAGTACTTCTATTTCACGCCTCCTGAAATCAATTGCAACTTTTGCTTGGGTCCAAAACGTATAAACCAGGAAATTTAAGGAAAAACCATTAGCTGCATGTTGAACAAGCATGTTTAAAGGAAACCTTCCATCAACAGTCAAGCTGAGGATTTTTGACTGCTATTCTCAGCAGCCTCTTTTAGAAGTCAAGAATACATGCATAACCATTGGTTGAacagtttttgtttttcttttcttaaaaaggTGCTAAAAGGCTAATTAAGAACAATCCATTATAATTTTATGGTGGCCATTACAGACCACTGCTATGGTCGTTTTATCATTATAGTAGCATTACTATTTTTCTAGTTAAATTTAAGTGTGAGTATTAAGGTGTTTTTTTCCTTCTAATAGTGAGGGAGGGAGCTAGAATTACCTAATTTAACTATAATTACTCAGGTCACTATGAGAACTCATGTCGGCATatcttttagtcccacattagttATGCACTACATAGAtttaggatatttatatagggCCAAAGAACCCAACTAATATCTTTTGGCTAATCCTTTTAAATAAAGTCTTGGGTTATTGCGAAAGGTATTGGAATGAGACCCGATGTATATCTATATAGACTCTACAGCTTGCACGGGCTCATTTGGGTTGACTCTGAGCTAATCTTACACTAGCAAGGATGTTAGAGTTTAAATAAATGAAGTATATCAAAACTTCCGTAAGCATGTGTTTCATCTTATATCAATACGGATAGATTTTCGTACATATACAGAGCCAACagtccaaataatatcttctgatTAGCTTTTTAGATAAAGTACTATATTGTTATAATTTCCATACTTAGATGCATCTTAGACTCAACCCAAAATTTTTGGTTGCAACTTTAAGGAGCATGACCATTAGCATAAGCCTTAGCTAGAACATAAGCCTATGGTTTCTTTTCAAATGCTTGATTGACAATGCGTTATGCGATCCATAGCAATCAAATATAATGTCGCcctgcataaaaaaataaagatacagCAAGAAAGACATCTTATGGGAACAAGAATCGTATGTCTGATTTCAACGAATGAACAACAAATAGATTGCGTAAAACTATATGTTAGAACCTTATCTACAAGACTGAGTACATGGTAATGAATTCTTTATGAAGTATTTTTTGTAGCTTAATGCATTTTTTGGAGTATTTGCttggtccaaatgatgatgATCTCCATTATGTGAAAATCAACTCTTTCTGAAAATTGGAacaattctaatttaattttataaatttaatatgAGTAAGTTTTGAATAATTATTATAAACCATAACTTCATACCAAAAGCTAAGGGTATTGTGTTAGCTAAGTAGTAGGCAACCTACAAATGATATGAATTCAGTAGGATAATATTCGACTCATTTTTAGTATTAGAttatgtaaaaaaatatttgattatagATGCAGTATTaatttataaaagaaatatttgattttgattgcTTCTATAGTGCTGCAACAAGTTATACCAATTGTTATAAATCATGATCATAGGATGACTCAAGACCGTTACTATGGAGTTGCTTATACCAATGATCATCAAAAGTGATAGTATTTGTCAGCCAATTAGTAATGTTCCATTATAATTTTATGGTAGTCATAACAAACTCATGCTATGGTTGTTTTATGATTTTAGTAGCATcagtattttttaattaaatttaagcAATAATATTAAggagtttgtttttctttttatagtaAGGGAGGGAGAATTACCCAACTTCATTATAATTATCTAAGCCACTATGAGGACCCATGCGGCATATTTTTAGTCCGACACTAGTTATGTATTGTGTAGATATAGAATATCTATGCATAGCTAAGAAACCAAAATAATACTTTTTGACTAGttcttttaaataaaattttcggttgttacaagtggtatcagagcagaaccTGACCTATATCTATATGGACTAGAAGATAGTGTAACATGGGCTCATTTAAGATGACCACGAACAGatcatggtatttgtgattagatttataaTACATATAACTTTATTTGAATAGACTTGCATGGATGTTTGGGCTTAAAAGGAGAGAATACGTCACGACTTGcatgggcatgtgtttagtcctacgtAGAGTATGTGATGAATAGATCTTTATACTTATACAATGCtaaagaattcaaataatatgtTCTGGTTAGCTTTTTTAAGTGAGGTATCCCAGCACTTGCATGCATCCTAGACTCAACCCAAAATCCTTAGCTGCTAAGTTAAGGAGCATGACCATCAGTGTATGCCTTAGCTTGATCATAAGCCTCCGGTTTCTTTTCCAAATTTTCTATAATCACCACATGCTATTCCTTAGCACTCAAATCTGTCACCCTatacaaaaaaatttaaagatatGGCAGGAAAGACATCTTATGGGAACAAGGATCGTATATCTAACTTCAATGAATGAACAACAAACAGATTGCATAAAATTATATGTGATCAGTCCTTATCCACAAGATTGAGTATAGAGTAAACAGTTCTTTATGAAGTATGTTTTGTAGCTCAACTCATCTGTTAGGAGTTCTTGCTCGGTCCAAATGATGACTATCTCAAAGACGTGAAAATCAGCTCTTTTTGAAAAttgaaacaattttttttttaattttataaattttggAAGGTTCTGGCCTAACTAGTGGATAAAACTATTAGACTCTGGCAAAAACACTATTAGACCACGCAAAAAATACTATTAGACGCTCTTGAGATAGACCGCATATTATTCGTTCCTTACTAGTCCCATTTAGAGATAAGTCATAGCATAAAAATGATTCCTATGAATGTCTTGTATCTGATTAATGAGTAGTTAAAGATATGATGGCAAATATAATGGCCCAGCTAGCTATTAGGCCAGTACGGCCTTCGAACCAACCATCTTTTAAATCAGCAGCTTGTCTTTCAATTGGAAACTTGGCTCAGATATGGCTCACTAATTCCTAAACAAGACAACCTAGGATTAGATAAACTTGCTTGAGCTCAATTATATTAAATTTGGAACAAAAAACTAGATAtttgatatatattaatatatatcatatattatttaattattatttataaataaaattattttatgtcaTAAGTTATCATCATAATACTTAAAAAGAATATTTTTAACTATAATGCAGAATTGCTCAACGTATGTATGTACAGGTATTTAGCAATTTTAGTTTCTGTTGAATTGTATAGATGAGTTGTTCAAGAATAGCTCAAGTCCAGCTTAAAATGGTTTAAGTTTTAAGTACGGAGCTTGCACTATGCTTGGCATGTTGGAACCAGGCTTGTAGATATACATGCTTATTAGCCATAACAAGTCTAGCAATCTTCAaatgaaaatagtttataagTGTGTGGATCATACAACAAATTCAGACCAATGGACACATGGCCACTAAATGGGATCAGTCAAGAATGCTGTAAAAAACCCATACTGCCTCGCCCcacttttgatttttctgacCCCTAAGGGGTGTTCAAGTTATGGAAAGTCCAATAAATGTATTTCCTTTTGGTAGCCTATCACTTTCTTTTTTGAACCTATTCCCATATACAATTGGACGTCGCCTTTGCTTCCAATGAATTCCTAGTCTTACAACCAAAGAGCCCGTCaaacaaatacaaaattatCTTAAAGAATCAAATTAAGACAAAACTACCTCAGGGCGGACCACAAACCGAGTTGCATCACCCTAAAATATCAATCATAAAATGTGTCAATTGGAGACTGGCCTAAT
It includes:
- the LOC120111596 gene encoding chalcone synthase-like, translated to MASIESIRKAQRADGPATIMAIGTANPPHAVDQSTYADFYFRITNNEHKHELKEKFKRICEKSMIKKRYMYLTEDVLKQNPNMCAYMAPSLDARQDILVEEVPKLGKEAAVKAIKEWGRPKSNITHLVVCSTSGVDMPGADYQLIRLLGLNPSVKRVMLYHQGCFAGGTVLRIAKDLAENNKGARVLVVCSEITVVTFRGTDDIHFDNLVGQALFADGAAALIVGADPIQGVERPLFRMASAAQLILPDSEGAIEGHLREVGLTFHLLNQVPTIISKNIEKSLEEAFEPLGISDWNSLFWIAHPGGPAILDAFESKLKLKPEKLRATRHVLSEYGNMSSACVFFILDEMRKRSAKEGKGTTGEGLDWGVLYGFGPGLTMETVVLQSVAI